From Paenibacillus graminis:
ATCCGCTACCACCTTCACGATCATTATAAATCGCATATCTTTTAGAGTCCTGAGTATGGTTATTTTTATCCTCTGGCTCCTCGGTGTGTTGTCCAGCCTTCTCCTTCCATTTGTAATTCTCCGTTTCCTTGATTTCGTTCTTGCACTCTCGGTTTACATAGATGTTTGGACGGCCTGTACCAGACTTCACCTTGTACAGAGTGGATACCTCCCGGATACCTGGAGCTATAGTATTGTTAGCCTCTTTCACCGGCAAATCATATTTCTTGTACGTACTAATGTATTCCGGTTCAGAAGGGTCAGCCCATATTTCATCAAAGTGATATCTATTGTCCATTTCCTTATAGCGCTTAACAAGGCAGTCTTCTAATACTCCGTCATTGCCTACCACGAGTACATTGACATGTTGTGCATAGGCCTCTTCGACAATGTAATAATCCTCACCTACGCAGCCAATGGCAAGCAGTACAGCCGGATCGTTCCATCCATGATCCATGCCGCCTATGAAACGACTAAAGGTAATATCCTTTGTGCTCCCGTCTGGATAGGATATCTCATATAGGTGAATGCTTTCATCCAGGCAGCGCATATCCACAACATGAGTGCCACGCTTGAATTCGTCATAGATCTGTCCATGGAATACGTTAAACTTAGCCCGGATTTCACGTTCAACATATCGTTCTGGGTAGGTTTCTATCATCCGCTGAATATTTCGCTGCAACTCTGGTATGGGATTATCTAATGAAGTCCAGTAGAAATTGCGCCACTCCGGGTCATTCTGATACTGTTCTTCCTCCAAACCAGCGTCAATCCATTGACCTCTTAACACAATGTCTTCTGCGAACCAGTTTATTCCTTCAGGCGTGGTTGTCCAGACGCTCCACCCACCTTTATCCGCCAGCGCATAGGATAGATAACCTGTCCATGTTTCAGCCTTCATCTTGCTGGCTTCATCTAGCCATACGCCGTCAAGCCCCTTACCAACAAGAGACTTGGGGTTATCGGCTGACTTGAACTGAATAAGGACCCATCCTTTTAACCAGACTCGGTTCTTGGATAGGTCCCACGATTCAATCAGGTCTTCAGGTAACACATCAGACAGTTCTTCTTGCTGAATTTCTGACATTGCATAGGTTGGAGATACGCACCAGTATTCGAGCTTGGGTTTGGGCTTCTTCATTTTCTTGAGGTTCTTTGGTGGATTGTAAGGAAGACCTTTGCCGCGCTCCATATCGTCCAGGATGTTATCGAAAAACTTTCTTGCTCCAACATTGGTCTTGCCCCCGCGTCGTCCGCAGTTTAATACATTATTTCGGACTTGACTTTCCATAACCTCTATTTGTTTGGCGTGAGGAGACCAGCCTTCGAAGGGATCTAAATCAAGGGCGAGTGACATTCGACCACCTCTTCACATTGATCTCAGTTGGTTTATCGTTATCTCCATTCTTTAACTCTTCTATTTGCAGCCTCGTCTTCTCGATCTGTGCTTGCATACCTTCCAGCTTGATACGGCGCTCATCTTCTTCTGGAGCAATAGCCTTAAACTGCTTGATCGCGCTCCGGAGTTCAGACATAGCTGCAGACTGAGCCTTTAAATATGTCGCGTAACGATCCCATGCAAACTGGAATTCATGTTCTTCTTCGGCCACCATTTGCACAAGATCCGGCTCTTTCTTCGTGCCGTTATTATGAATCTCGAATTTCTGTTTTTTCAGTTCCTTGATCATTTCTCCCTGGTCATTTACAAACATAATCCGCTGCGCCCACACGATAGCTCTGAACTGAGTGGTGATGTTGTACCAAATCATGTCTACAGGGTCCATATTTTCAACAGCATCCATGATTTCAAGGTACTCGGAATTTTGCGGCATGAACTTGCGGAAGAATCCATGCGTTACGGCCTTACTGTTTCCTTTAGGACCGCCCGGGCCACCCTTATTTCCTTTTGCATTCCTATTACCCTTCGGTGCTCCGCGCTGCCTTCCCGTTTCTGGTATCTCGTCCCACTTATCAACGCTTTTCCACTTTCGTACCATCGAAGGATTGAGACCGAGTTCTGCCGCGATTTCGCTCAATTTCTTCTGCCGTCCACTCTTCAGCCAGATCTTCAGTGCCTTTTCCCGATCTGGACTTTTTTCTCTCGTCAACTATATTCACCTCTGCCCTACTACGTATTTGAGTTGGATTTCACACTGAAAGTCAAATTTGGTCAAACGTTACCAATGAAAATAAGCCTCAGAAATTTCTCAGGCTTCGGTAATCAGCTGTATTCTACTAATATTTGCTAATTGAATTCACTACAGTATATATTGTTTGTCATTCGTAAAGTGCGGATTTTCCTTAATGGGATTTGTTTTGTTCTTCGTTCCCCGAAATGAATTCATCATTGCCTTATTATAGTGAATTCATTAGAGTTCGAAGTCCTCCAAAGCATCGTCTAGAGTGTCCTGTAGTAGGCCAACATACCTCAAAGTCACCTTTTCCTCCGAATGATTGAAGTGATCCATTAGTAACGCTATATCCTTCGTTTCGAGGTACAATCTATAACCAAATGTCTTTCTCATGGAGTGAGTGCCGATCTCTTCAAGATCAAGTTTTTTAGCTGCACTTCTAATAATCTTGTATGCCATGTTTGGTGTGATGGGATATGTTTTCCCTCTTTTACGTTTTCTGCTAGGAAACAAATATTCGAAGTCTGATTTGTCTTTGATGTAAGCATCCAGAGCCTTACGAAGCGATTTGCGAATAAGTACACTCTTTACCTTTCTGGTCTTCTTTTCAGTGATCGTTATGTGCGTCCCCTTAACATCGCGCACCGTAAGGGGAAGAATGTCTGAAATACGAAATCCTGTGTTGATTCCAACTAAGAACATAATGAAGTCACGAATATTTTTAAAATATAAGTAATTCTTCATCGCATCAAGCTTTTTAGGATCTCGTATTGGTTGTACAAACTTCATTTCATCACCTCCATTTTAGAGTTAAGGAAAGTTTTCCTGAGCAAAAGAAAGAGCGCCTCATTGGGCGCTCATGGGTGAAGATAAACTTGTTATAGGTATAATGTAACATTACTTCTATATGTTTTTGCTACGATTTTTTGTTTGCTATTCAAATAAATGCATGGCTATTGATGTATGATACTGGATAGGTATAGTTTTGAAAACATAGAAAAGAGAGGTTTTAATATGTACTCTGTTGAACAACTACAGGCGTGTGATTTTCTCTTAAAGCGAATAATCTCCGAGAGACAGTTCGTGAATTTGTTTCAGAAGAATCTGAAGTTAGTGATAGAAATTAATGGATCATATTGGTTTGGAGATTTCGTAGATTTTGATGGACGACGTGTTACGAGACATTCATTTGACGATCAAGGGGATACATTATCCACAAAATACTCAACTACTGGAAGCGATATAATGCCATTGTTAAAAACCATTTGGGAAGCTTACGCCAATTTCGCAAAACCTCCAGCAGCCGATCCTTTCTGGAACAACCCTCTCTTTTGGATGGAAAGTTTACCCCTGCTTTTTGAAACACTTGTTAAAATTTTGAACCAAGCCATTTTTGATGAATTGAAAAGTCCTTTATTACCATTTTTACTTAATGCGAAATCTTTAGACAAAAGAATAGAACTCCCATTTATTAATCTTTCTGGACAAAAGGTAAATTTAGTGTCCATAATAGAGGATAGGCAATAAATATAAGAAGCGGTGTGACGATTCTCACCTAAAGTGAAAATACAGCATACCGCTTCTTTGTTTAATGTGGGTAAGGATTTGCACCTTGCATGTCGCGCCCGGAATCAAACCAGGTACCGCGTCCAGCTGCAAAGCACCATCTTGGAGCCACTACTAGCGTCTACCTATTCCGCCACCACATCAATAAAAAAGGCACCTTGAAGGTTCCTTACACTCTTTCGAATGTTACAGCCTGTAGATTTCGATCTAAGCTTATCACCTTGAATTTAAGACCTCTCCCAAAGGGCGAAGACTCCTCTGTGTGGATTTGATAATATGTACATCGATTTAATTCTAAATCCATCTCAAACGTCAAGGAAATAAATTCGATAAATTCAGATTGATCATCACTATTATTCTTCACATAGATATTTTTCGATGTTCCAACCTCGATGTTTTCATCTTCAAATTTGTAGTTAGTTTTTTTCGGTTCATCTCCGTTTTGCGTCCAAACTATTATATTCGTAACCATTTCCAAATTGATCCCCTCCATCATCCACTTTTCGACAACAAAGGTATATATTCCTGCTAGAAATAACATAAAAACAGTCGATGATGCTTAGGTTTCAACACGCTTCTCAGGCGTGTACCCAGCACTAGCCCCTGCATAAGGCCATCGACTGTTTTTATGATGTGCCCATTTATCCGTGAGCACTAACGGTATATTATTGGGCGGTAATTTATAATATGCGGCTACCGCTAATCCGCCATGCCCGGCTTGGGCGTTTCCCGCGCACCTTTACTGCTTCGGGGTATTCTCCTCTGTGCGCTGTCTCAATTAGGTTAGGTCCGGTATTCATTGACGTATCCGGTTCACGTTCTCGATCCATATCTTTAGCCGCTGAGATCACAGTTGCCCAGGAGGTGGAGGGTATGAGCTGCGGTGTGATATGACCCGTCACAGTTTACCGCAACCAGATATGGAGTATTACGGAAGCTCTCGCCTCGGTATCTTTATTATATTTTGGACATATTGCTGATACGCTACGGGATTTGAGCCTTATCAATTTGATTAACAAAAAAATACCGCTCCAGGTATCTACCCTTCGCGGTTGTTGAGTTGTCTTAATCCGATTTCGCCTTCCTTATTTCGGCCTAGTCCGTAATCGATCGTTACATAATCAAGAGTGCCGTTGAACAGTAGCGTGTTCGCCAGTGAGGCGATAACCTTCCGGCGTTTTTCAGCGAACGTGGTTGCCTCAATACCGTAGGCGACTGTCTTGTATCCCTTACGCATGTATTCAACAGCATCTTTGTAACGGTATTTCCTTTCTCCAACGAACAGCAATTGGACAATCATATGCTCATGAGGATCTACCACGTTATTTGCTGCGTGCAGCACAGCGTCTGTGACTCGTTTATACAGCATGTAGTTAAGCTGGCGTGTCTCTTTAGCTATGAGTACGTTAGCCGGTAAGTTGGAGATGTGGTCGCTTGAACTAAGGCGTTTGACTGCTCCTTCTACTCCGGCCATATCAAAGTCATTCAGTCCGTTCTCTGGCTGCTGTTTGAGGACAAATTCGTAACTGTCCACCAAGCCTTTGATGGCTCGATAACTGTTCAGCAACCACAGAGCTTTACGAATATCCTCTTTATCGGCGTTGATGAAAAACTGAACTTGATATACACTCGCTATTTGTATCACATCATCCTTGGAGTTGTAGTCATTCTCCGGTGCCGGTATCAGTTCTATCATGAGCAAAACCTCCTTGCGATTATCTTATATATTTACTGTCAGTATAGAATGGATTTCATACGGAGTTACTACGGATAATTGATCTTTAGTTATACCGTATGCTTCCATGCCACGGCGTAGGAATTCCTCCGGGTCTTTGTCAATCAGTTCATAATCGTCAATATCAAGTGCTCTTTCACCGATAATCATTACATTTTCCTTTCTGAATAGCTGAACATTATTTTGGAATACTAATTTTATCTAGAAAAAGTCACACGCTTATTAGTGAGTAATCTGAATCTCAGGTAGAACACCAAGGAGGAAATTGAATGTCATTACAGATTAAATACTTAAATATGCCCAGAAATCGCCCTCAGCCTGTGCAAACAATTCCAAATAGAGCACTTACAGAAGAAAAAGTTTCATTTGATAAACCAGTAAAAAATTGTTGGGCATGTATAA
This genomic window contains:
- a CDS encoding terminase large subunit domain-containing protein, translated to MSLALDLDPFEGWSPHAKQIEVMESQVRNNVLNCGRRGGKTNVGARKFFDNILDDMERGKGLPYNPPKNLKKMKKPKPKLEYWCVSPTYAMSEIQQEELSDVLPEDLIESWDLSKNRVWLKGWVLIQFKSADNPKSLVGKGLDGVWLDEASKMKAETWTGYLSYALADKGGWSVWTTTPEGINWFAEDIVLRGQWIDAGLEEEQYQNDPEWRNFYWTSLDNPIPELQRNIQRMIETYPERYVEREIRAKFNVFHGQIYDEFKRGTHVVDMRCLDESIHLYEISYPDGSTKDITFSRFIGGMDHGWNDPAVLLAIGCVGEDYYIVEEAYAQHVNVLVVGNDGVLEDCLVKRYKEMDNRYHFDEIWADPSEPEYISTYKKYDLPVKEANNTIAPGIREVSTLYKVKSGTGRPNIYVNRECKNEIKETENYKWKEKAGQHTEEPEDKNNHTQDSKRYAIYNDREGGSGFAFG
- the terS gene encoding phage terminase small subunit gives rise to the protein MTREKSPDREKALKIWLKSGRQKKLSEIAAELGLNPSMVRKWKSVDKWDEIPETGRQRGAPKGNRNAKGNKGGPGGPKGNSKAVTHGFFRKFMPQNSEYLEIMDAVENMDPVDMIWYNITTQFRAIVWAQRIMFVNDQGEMIKELKKQKFEIHNNGTKKEPDLVQMVAEEEHEFQFAWDRYATYLKAQSAAMSELRSAIKQFKAIAPEEDERRIKLEGMQAQIEKTRLQIEELKNGDNDKPTEINVKRWSNVTRP
- a CDS encoding tyrosine-type recombinase/integrase, with translation MKFVQPIRDPKKLDAMKNYLYFKNIRDFIMFLVGINTGFRISDILPLTVRDVKGTHITITEKKTRKVKSVLIRKSLRKALDAYIKDKSDFEYLFPSRKRKRGKTYPITPNMAYKIIRSAAKKLDLEEIGTHSMRKTFGYRLYLETKDIALLMDHFNHSEEKVTLRYVGLLQDTLDDALEDFEL